The segment AGATCACCACCGTTACAAAGAATCTCATGACAGGTGTAAAGGAAACCACGGAAATTACCAGACACGTGAATTCACATTTGCTTGAAATGGGACTCATTGCATTAGAAAAGGACAGCGAGGCAACAAAAGATATTGTCAATTCCATAGGTACTATCGGAGCTTCAGCCTCAAAACACGGAAGTCAGGCAGGTGCTATCGAATCCCTGGTAGCAATGCTATCTCTTTTCGGAGCGGCAAAAAGAAAACACAAACAAGGTATACAACACCAGTTTGCAGAATCTGCAGGAGACATCGTGAGGACAGCTGCAAAAATGAAACATGAAAGTGCAGTGGAAAAAGGTCTGCTAATGTTCAGGGAGATAGGGGACAACGCTGTGTTTTCAGGGGACACATCCACAATGACAGCAGTAAATGAAGAAATGCTGGAAATTGCAAGGATAGCAGCAAGCAAAGAATATACGACCTATCCCAGATCGATCGTAATCACAATGCGCGATATCGGTACTAAGGTCCTGAGACTGGAAAGCAACGAAAGACAGGATGCTTTCAAAAAACTGATGGACTCCTTCAGGAAAATGGGTAAAATCATGTCTCACAGGGATGTACTGGAAGTGGTCTGGGCAATGCGTGATCTTGGAATTGCAGCCTCACGCGAGCATCTTGGAGATGAAACTTCGAGGACCATAACAGAACTCGAAGAGGTTGGAACTACAGCTCTTAAGGACGAATCGTATGAAAAGGCTGATGAAATGGTCCAGCAGGTCATTATTTCACTTCAGGAGATATGCATATCTTCAATGCGTTCAGAACTCACAGTACCTGTCGGCGCAGTTGGAACTGCCTTTTCAAAAATGGAAAAATACGATGAAGCTGCAAGCATGATACAGGATTCTGTAATGGATATTGCAGAATACAAAACAGGCGATGATAAGTTTTATCAGATCTTTTTAGAGAAATATGGCGGGGAAGTTTACTAAATCCTGCCTTACTTTTTTTAAGGCCAATGGAATGTCTGGACGTCGAAGAGTATAATTTTGTACAAATATTCTACGATCAACTACAATTAGTAATCACTTTTTCAAATTCATCCGGTTTATCGGGATAAAATACAAAACTTCGATCCTTTGTATTCACTTTGAGTAAAGTGGAATGTTTGAGCCTTCTCTCCAGATTAAAAAATAGTGCGATGAATAAAGAAATTAACATCGATTGTGAGTGGATTAAGCGAATTAATGCATCCAGTGGAGCATGCTGTATCTGATACATTTGGATATCAGAAAATACACCATAGAAAAGATAGACCGACATAACTACCATAATCAGGTACCATATATATCGAAGCGTAAAATTATAGTTACGTTTGATCAAGGTTTCTGTTATGTCTTTCTTATTCAGGATTGTGGAACCAAAAAAGGGACGGTGAATTTTTACCATATCGTTTGTCAACTCCACAGTAGTGCGATCCCATAGAATTAAGGCCACAACTCCCAGATACCATGTAACATAGGCTAAGATCTCAAAACCATCGATGAAGATACCCAGAACAAAAAAGAAAAATGCTATCATTAGAAGACTTATCATCTTCACAAGACTGTGATCTCTGGCTATATCCACGCGAATTATATTCCCCAAACCAGGTTGCATATCCATTTTGAATCTCCGCATTTTATTAACAATGCCTCTTTGTTCTTCAAAGCTGCTTTATTATTATACAAAAAATACCAGAACTTCATATAATTATTTTAGCTTATTCTATTAAAATCAAGAAACTATATAAATTTTAGGATGGAGAACAAAACTAGAGATTTATGATTTTTTTATTTTGCCTTAAATACGCTATTCTCAGCCATGGAAACTATATGTATAGTTTGAAAAATAAAATAATATAATATCATGAAAACCCTGAATGATCTTTCACTTATAGCCCCATGCGGGATGAACTGTGGCATCTGCACGGCTTACCTGAGAGATAAAAATAAGTGCCCCGGCTGTAGAAAATTAGATGTCACTAGCTCCAAATGCAAACAGATCAAGCACTGTCCTACTTTTAAAAATAGCAGGGCACAATTCTGTTTTGAGTGTGAAAAGTTCCCCTGCAGCAGATTGAAACAGTTAGATGAGAGGTATCGAACCAAATACAATATGAGCATGATCGAAAATCTCGAATATATCAAAAGATTTGGTTTAGAAGAATTTGTGGCAAATGAAAAGAAAAGATGGACCTGTCCTGAATGTGGAGGCACCATTTGTGTACACAAAAGATACTGCCATAGTTGTGGTAAAAAGAGAGACACTTGATATGTAAAAAAGTCCTGTCATTGCAGCCAATCAGAATTCTTTTTCACCAGTTAATGTGTGGTGTTTATCAATGTCCGAGTTGAATATATTATCGAAATCGATGAAAGAGGATTCATTGACTATATCCAAAGTAGGTGCTTCCCTGCTTGTTTTAGCAGGAGGCATCGCAGCTGTCTACGTAGTAGTAGTCATTCTTTCCAATTTCGCCGGAATTTTTCCTGAATGGTACGATTACCAGCCCTGGTACCCACATTACCCAGGAGGTCTTGAAGGAAGATCCATGAATATAGCCCTGTTACTCTGGGCGTCCTTTTCCATAATCACGTTGGTGGGTGGATTGAAGGCGTTTTTCAGCAGGGACCCCGTATTCCCGACAATCGGAACCATAATTGCCATATTTTTGATTATTTTTGCAATAATAGTAGCAGGATCCATTACAGCAGTTCTTTGGGGATTTCTCTCATTTATTTTAGCCTTGTTTGGTGCAATTCTTGTGGGATTGGGAAGCAGGGAATTCGACACGTATCTCTCTTTCAAAATAGAATACTTGTTGCGTGGATCCCTCATCTCCATAGGTATTGCAGCTTTCTTTTTACTGTTTTATGCAGTATTGGGATTTACGGCTGCTCCCGAAGGATATCTCGCCCCGCTATCAAGGCGCCTGGCTTCCGGGTTTATGGCACTCCTGGCTTTTGGGCTCTGCCTAACAGCCGTACACTTCATCCGGAAAAGGACCCACTTAAAGCTGGTGATTTCGACCCTATTATTAGTTATACCCCTAAGTTTCATGACCGTCTTCCTGGTCTTGCTGGGGGAATGGCTGACCACGCTTTTTCTTCTGGTCTGGTTGCCTGTCATCACATCCGCAATTCTGATCGCTACATGTAAGAAAAAGTTCACCAATCATGGCTCTTAAGAATTTGGATTGATGAAGAAAAGATGGAATTTACGGATTCGGTCTGGGCGTATAAAATGAGACCATCAAATTAGAATGGAGGAAATTATGACCTGATCTGACGGGCTCATGTTGTCTATCGCTATGGACATAACATATATGTATTGTAATAGTCTTCTAATCCATACTAAATAATCAATTATATAGGTGTTTTTAATGGAACTTAACGGAGTAGAGATCGAAGATACATTTGCAGAGGCCTTTCCAATCAAAATGGCCCGTGTACTGATCACAGCCGCAACAATGCGCTGGGCAACAGTTGCAGCTCAGGAAGCAACCGGGTTTGGAACATCCGTCATTGGATGCCCTGCTGAAGCCGGCATCGAGATGTTCGTAGACGGTAGTGAGACACCAGACGGCAGACCAGGTGTTTATATCCAGATCTACACCTTCGGATACAAGTCACTTGAAGGTCAGCTCCTTGAGCGCATTGGCCAGTGTGTCCTCACAGCACCAACAACCGCAGTGTTCAACGGTTTCCCTGATGCAGAGAAACAGTTCGACACCGGAAACAAGCTCAGGTACTTCGCAGACGGAACAGAGTCCCAGACAGAGGTCGGCGACCGCAAGATGCACGTAATCCCAATGATGGAGGGTGACTTCCTTGTAGAAGATTCCATTGGTGGAATAGAAGCTATTGCAGGTGGAAACTTCTTCATCTTCGCAGACTCACAGATGAACGCTCTTACCGCAGCAGAGAATGCAGTTGATTCTATCCAGGCTGTCGAGGGTGTAGTCACACCATTCCCAGGCGGAATAGTTGCAAGCGGTTCCAAGGCAGGAGCAAACAAGTACAAGTTCCTCAAGGCAACAGCTAATGAGAAGTTCTGCCCAAGCATCAAGGACAAGGTAGAAGGTTCAGAGATCCCTGCAGATGTCAACTGTGTCTATGAGATCGTCATCAACGGTGTGGATGCAGACGCAATCAACGAGGCAATGGCAGCAGGTATCGAAGCAGCTGTAACAGTTCCAGGTGTCAAGAAGATCACCGCAGGTAACTACGGCGGAAACCTCGGACCACACAAGTTCAACCTCCACGACCTCTTATAAGGTCGTCCTTTTTTCTCTTTTCTTTTTTGGTTTCTATTAAGTTTTTTAAGATTTTTTTTACTAAACCATTACATTTAAGTCTTAGAATTTCAGAGGTGAAACCATGCAGGAATACCTACGTTCTACTGAAATAATCGACTGGGACCATCCGAAAGTCGAAAAGCTGGCAAAGGAACTTGCTTTCGGGCTGGATGATGTCGTCGAAATAACAAGGAACTGTTTTGAGTGGGTAAGGGATGAGATATATCACAGTCATGACCACTGCATGAACCCCATCACACTGAAAGCTTCGGAAGTGCTGGAAGCAGGTACTGGTTACTGTTATGCAAAAAGCCATCTTCTTGCAGCTTTACTAAGAGCAAGTTCCATTCCAACCGGGCTTTGCTACCAGCGTCTGAGCAGGGATGAAAATGGTGAACCTTTTTGTCTTCACGGATTAAATGCTGTCTACCTGCCTGAGACAGGCTGGTATCGCATCGATGCAAGAGGTAATAAGAAAAGTATTGATGCACAGTTCAACCCTCCGGAAGAGATTCTTGCATATGAAATAAAGGTTACAGGCGAAGCTGACCTCCCGGAGATATGGGCTGATCCGTTGCCTGTCATCGTTGATGTGCTGACAAAATACGATAATTATGAAGATGTCTGGGAAAATCTTCCTGACATCCCATTGATACAAAAAACATCATTCAAAAAATAATGAGCAATAGGTCACTTCAAAGACCTATCGCCGTAAGACCTGCACTGATCAAGTCTATTGGATTATGTCCTGTTACCTGGACCATAACATAAACACCAAGGAACGTACCTATGGTACTTCCAATATTGGCAAATGCAGCTACCATGATCACACGGAAGAAATTGTTTTGCTGAAGCTCTTTGAAACTTTCAAGCTTGACAACTTCCTTAAGGTCTTCAGTAGTAGGTTTCCTCTGTTTAGCTTCCATAAGTCCTGCGAACCATCCTGCAGCCATCATCGGGTTCAGGGATGTGAGCCATGCCACAAGAAAAGCAGTGATGATCGAATACGGATGTCCTTTTGCAAGGGCAGCTCCGATGGAACTTAAGATACCGTTTATGATGAACCACCAGCCAAAGGCCAGAAGCAAGAGCTCAATTGGTGTACCTGACATGATCAGCAACGCAAAGGTTGCAATTGCCAAAGCTACGATTCCAATTCCGAGAACCTTCATGAAACTGAAGCGCTTCTGGGGAAGCTCGGTAAGTGATGACATTGGAGGTATGGATTTTGGGTCCTTGAGATATTTCTCGACCCCTGTCTTATGTCCGGCACCAAGAACTGTAACTATCTTCTTGTTGCCGCCTTTGGCGATCTTGACGAGATTGCCTGCAATGTAAGCATCTCTCTCATCTATCAGAACAGCAGCAGCATTCGGAGATGCAGAACGCAGCTCATCTGTGAGCATGGTAACCATGTCCTGATTGGTGAT is part of the Methanococcoides orientis genome and harbors:
- the fhcD gene encoding formylmethanofuran--tetrahydromethanopterin N-formyltransferase, with product MELNGVEIEDTFAEAFPIKMARVLITAATMRWATVAAQEATGFGTSVIGCPAEAGIEMFVDGSETPDGRPGVYIQIYTFGYKSLEGQLLERIGQCVLTAPTTAVFNGFPDAEKQFDTGNKLRYFADGTESQTEVGDRKMHVIPMMEGDFLVEDSIGGIEAIAGGNFFIFADSQMNALTAAENAVDSIQAVEGVVTPFPGGIVASGSKAGANKYKFLKATANEKFCPSIKDKVEGSEIPADVNCVYEIVINGVDADAINEAMAAGIEAAVTVPGVKKITAGNYGGNLGPHKFNLHDLL
- a CDS encoding transglutaminase-like domain-containing protein; the protein is MQEYLRSTEIIDWDHPKVEKLAKELAFGLDDVVEITRNCFEWVRDEIYHSHDHCMNPITLKASEVLEAGTGYCYAKSHLLAALLRASSIPTGLCYQRLSRDENGEPFCLHGLNAVYLPETGWYRIDARGNKKSIDAQFNPPEEILAYEIKVTGEADLPEIWADPLPVIVDVLTKYDNYEDVWENLPDIPLIQKTSFKK
- a CDS encoding TraB/GumN family protein is translated as MDSMTYKTAEEKSDDQIITDSQKAASNYNYDTVSGSTYSGHGDATFSQTPSLAPMVKQPDGLQAAPQPSQIIIVGTAHVSEKSVNEVKDTIEREKPDIVAVELCKSRYDSLKGEVKDSEIPIKDILSGGKIYYFLVHLLLAYVQKKIGDEMGVQPGAEMITAIDAAEASGAKIALVDRDIQLTLQRFWSKMGFFEKLNIVVTLVASALGIGSSKNIDIDNITNQDMVTMLTDELRSASPNAAAVLIDERDAYIAGNLVKIAKGGNKKIVTVLGAGHKTGVEKYLKDPKSIPPMSSLTELPQKRFSFMKVLGIGIVALAIATFALLIMSGTPIELLLLAFGWWFIINGILSSIGAALAKGHPYSIITAFLVAWLTSLNPMMAAGWFAGLMEAKQRKPTTEDLKEVVKLESFKELQQNNFFRVIMVAAFANIGSTIGTFLGVYVMVQVTGHNPIDLISAGLTAIGL